AGAAAAACCAGGATTTAGGCCTGCAGaaagaattgaaaaaatcATCAGAAAGGATAATCTGCGCAACGAGGGAGAAATGACGTTTGTAGAGAGGGAAGAGTATCAATATGTTGTTCGACCAGATCAAGTAAGACCCACTGATAACTTAAAGAATGAAGGGGAATTTTACGCACCAGAGAAGCCTAAGTACaagccagcggagcgcccagCCCAAGTCAGGCCAGAAGATAATTTGAAAAACGAAGGAGAATTTTATGTTCCTGAAAAACCAGGATATCAACCAGCCGAGAGAATCGAAAGAATTATCAGAAAGGATAACTTACGTAATGAAGGTGAAATGACGTTCGTGGAAAGAGAAGAATATCAGTATGTTGTTCGTCCAGAGCAAGTCAGACCAATCgacaatttgaaaaatgaagGAGAATTCTACACACCCGAGAAACCGAAGTTCAAACCTGCAGAGCGTCCAGTTCAGAAGAAACCGGAGGATAACTTGAAGAATGAGGGAGAATTCTACGCACCTGAGAAACCGAAATACACACCGGGAGAAAGACCTAGTCAAGTTAGACCAGAGGATAACTTGAAGAATGAAGGCGAGTTTTACACTCCAGAGAAACCTCAATTTCGGCCTGCAGAACGTCCAGTTCAAAAGAAACCGGAGGATAACTTGAAGAATGAGGGAGAATTTTACGCTCCGGAGAAACCGAAATACACACCGGGAGAAAGACCGAGTCAAGTTAGACCAGAAGATAACTTAAAAAATGAGGGCGAATTCTATGCACCAGAAAAACCACAATTCCGACCTGCAGAACGGCCAGTTCAAAAAAAACCAGAGgacaatttgaaaaatgaagGTGAATTCTACGCTCCCGAGAAGCCCAAGTATACACCCGGTGAACGGCCAAGTCAAGTGAGACCAGAAGATAATTTGAAGAATGAGGGTGAATTCTATACTCCAGAGAAACCTAAGTACAGGCCTGCAGAAAGACCAACTCAAGTACGGCCGGAggataatttgaaaaatgaagGAGAATTCTATGTTCCAGAGAAACTAGGATATCGACCAGCAGAGAAAATTGAAAGAATTATCAGAAAGGATAACTTGCGTAATGAGGGAGAAATGACGTTTGTGGAGAGAGAAGAATATCAATATGTTGTTCGCCCAGAACAAGTGAGACCAACTGATAACTTGAAGAATGAAGGCGAATTTTACACTCCGGAGAAACCGAAATTCAGGCCAGCAGAGCGTCCAGTTCAGAAGAAGCCTGAGGATAATCTAAAGAATGAAGGAGAGTTTTACGCACCGGAGAAGCCTAAATACATGCCAGGAGAACGACCAAGTCAAGTTAGACCAGAAGATAACTTGAAGAATGAAGGCGAATTCTACACTCCAGAGAAACCTCAATTTAGGCCAGCAGAACGTCCAGTCCAAAAGAAACCGGAGGATAACTTGAAGAATGAGGGAGAATTCTACGCTCCAGAGAAACCTAAATACACACCCGGAGAGAGACCGAGTCAAGTTAGACCAGAGGATAACTTGAAGAATGAAGGCGAATTTTACGCACCAGAGAAACCTCAATTCAGACCTGCAGAGCGTCCAGTCCAAAAGAAACCGGAGGATAACTTGAGAAATGAGGGAGAATTTTACGCTCCTGAGAAGCCGAAATACATGCCTGGAGAACGACCGAGTCAAGTTAGACCAGAAGATAACTTGAAAAATGAGGGTGAGTTCTATACACCTGAGAAACCACAGTTCCGGCCTGCAGAACGTCCAGTTCAAAAGAAACCGGAGGATAATTTGAAGAATGAGGGAGAATTCTACGCTCCCGAGAAGCCCAAGTATACACCCGGTGAACGGCCAAGTCAAGTTAGACCAGAAGATAATTTGAAGAATGAGGGCGAATTCTACGCTCCAGAGAAACCTAAATACACACCCGGAGAGAGACCGAGTCAAGTTAGACCAGAGGATAACTTGAAGAATGAAGGCGAATTTTACGCACCAGAGAAACCTCAATTCAGACCTGCAGAGCGTCCAGTCCATAAGAAACCGGAGGATAACTTGAAGAATGAGGGAGAATTCTACGCTCCGGAGAAACCGAAATACACACCGGGAGAGAGACCGAGTCAAGTTAGACCAGAAgacaatttgaaaaatgagGGCGAATTTTATGCTCCAGAAAAACCACAGTTCCGGCCTGCAGAACGTCCAGTTCAAAAGAAACCGGAGGATAATTTGAAGAATGAGGGAGAATTCTACGCTCCCGAGAAGCCCAAGTATACACCCGGTGAACGGCCAAGTCAAGTTAGACCAGAAGATAATTTGAAGAATGAGGGCGAATTCTATACTCCAGAGAAACCTAAGTACAGGCCTGCAGAAAGACCAACTCAAGTTAGGCCGGAggataatttgaaaaatgaagGAGAATTCTATGTTCCAGAGAAGCCAGGATATCGACCAGCAGAGAAAATTGAAAGAATTATCAGAAAGGATAACTTGCGTAATGAGGGAGAAATGACGTTTGTGGAGAGAGAAGAATATCAATATGTTGTTCGCCCAGAGCAAGTGAGACCAACTGATAACTTGAAGAATGAAGGCGAATTTTACACTCCGGAGAAACCGAAATTCAGGCCGGCGGAGCGTCCAGTTCAAAAGAAGCCTGAGGATAATCTAAAGAATGAAGGAGAGTTTTACGCACCGGAGAAGCCTAAATACATGCCAGGAGAACGACCAAGTCAAGTTAGACCAGAAGATAACTTGAAGAATGAAGGCGAATTCTACACTCCAGAGAAACCTCAATTTAGGCCAGCAGAACGTCCAGTCCAAAAGAAACCGGAGGATAACTTGAAGAATGAGGGAGAATTCTACGCTCCAGAGAAACCTAAATACACACCCGGAGAGAGACCGAGTCAAGTTAGACCAGAGGATAACTTGAAGAATGAAGGCGAATTTTACGCACCAGAGAAACCTCAATTTAGGCCAGCAGAACGTCCAGTTCAGAAGAAACCAGAAGACAATTTGAGGAACGAAGGTGAATTCTACGCCCCGGAGAAGCCGAAATACATGCCTGGAGAACGACCAAGTCAAGTTAGACCAGAAGATAACTTGAAGAATGAAGGCGAATTCTACACTCCAGAGAAACCTCAATTTAGGCCAGCAGAACGTCCAGTTCAGAAGAAACCAGAAGACAATTTGAGGAACGAAGGTGAATTCTACGCCCCGGAGAAGCCGAAATACATGCCTGGAGAACGACCAAGTCAAGTTAGACCAGAAGATAACTTGAAGAATGAAGGCGAATTCTACACTCCAGAGAAACCTCAATTTAGGCCAGCAGAACGCCCAGTTCAGAAGAAACCCGAGGACAACTTGAAAAATGAAGGAGAATTCTATGTGCCAGAGAAACCAGGATATAGACCAGCGGAAAGGACTGAAAAAATCATTCGTCAGGATAACTTGCGTAACGAAGGCGAAATGACATTTGTAGAGAAAGTAGAGTATCAATATGTTGTTCGACCTGAACAAGTTAAGCCAACCGATAACTTGAAGAATGAAGGAGAATTCTATGCACCGGAAAAGCCCAAGTACTTGCCTGGAGAACGACCAAGCCAAGTCAGACCAGAAGATAATTTGAAGAACGAGGGCGAATTCTACACACCCGAGAAACCAAAATTCCGACCTGCAGAGCGTCCAGTTCAGAAGAAACCGGAGGACAACTTGAAGAATGAAGGCGATTTCTACGCTCCAGAGAAGCCCAAATATATACCAGGAGAACGGCCAAGTCAAGTTAGACCCGAAGATAACTTGAAGAACGAGGGAGAATTTTACACACCAGAGAAACCCAAGTTTAAGCCCGCAGAACGTCCAATCCAGAAGAAGCCCGAGgacaatttgaaaaatgaagGGGAATTTTATGTACCAGAGAAACCAGGATTTAGACCAGCAGAGAAAACTGAAAGAATCATTCGAAAGGATAACTTGCGCAACGAAGGTGAAATGACGTTTGTGGAGAAAGTAGAGTATCAATATGTTGTTCGACCTGAACAAGTTAAGCCAACCGATAACTTGAAGAATGAAGGAGAATTCTATGCACCGGAAAAGCCCAAGTACTTGCCTGGAGAACGACCAAGCCAAGTCAGACCAGAAGATAATTTGAAGAACGAGGGCGAATTCTACACACCCGAGAAACCAAAATTCCGACCTGCAGAGCGTCCAGTTCAGAAGAAACCGGAGGACAACTTGAAGAATGAAGGCGATTTCTACGCTCCAGAGAAGCCCAAATATATACCAGGAGAACGGCCAAGTCAAGTTAGACCCGAAGATAACTTGAAGAATGAGGGCGAATTCTACACACCCGAGAAACCCAAGTTTAAACCGGCTGAACGTCCAGTTCAGAAGAAACCAGAAGACAATTTGAAGAATGAAGGCGAATTTTATGCTCCGGAAAAACCAAAATACATGCCTGGTGAACGACCATCTCAAGTTAGACCAGAAGATAACTTGAAGAATGAAGGCGATTTCTACACTCCAGAGAAACCTAAATTCCGGCCTGCAGAACGTCCAGTTCAAAAAAAACCTGAAGACAATTTGAGGAATGAAGGCGAATTCTATGTTCCAGAAAAACCAGGATTTAGGCCTGCGgagaaaaatgaaagaatCATTCGGAAAGACAACTTGCGCAACGAAGGTGAAATGACGTTTGTGGAGAAAGAAGAATATCAATATGTTGTTCGACCGGAACAGGTTAGGCCAACAgacaatttgaaaaatgaagGAAAATTTTACGCTCCTGAGAAACCTAAGTATTTGCCCGGTGAACGCCCGTCTCAAGTTAAGCCTGAAGATAACTTAAAGAATGAAGGCGAATTCTATACACCAGAAAAGCCCAAGTTCAAGCCTGCCGAACGACCAGTTCAAAAGAAGCCGGAAGATAATTTAAAGAATGAAGGGGAATTCTATGCGCCTGAGAAACCTAAGTATAGGCCAGGAGATCGTCCATCCCAAGTCAGACCAGAAGATAACTTGAAAAATGAAGGCAAGTTCTACGTTCCTGAAAAACCTGGCTTCAAACCTGCTGAGCGACCTGTTCAAAAGAAACCAGAGGATAACTTGAAAAATGAAGGAGAATTCTTTACTCCAGAGAAACCAAAGTATAGGCCAGCAGAAAAAACGGAAAGAATCATCAGAAAAGACAACTTACGTAATGAGGGGGAAATGACCTTTACTGAAAAGAAGGAGTACCAATATGTTGTTCGTCCGGAACAGGTTAGGCCAACGGATAACTTGAAGAACGAAGGAGAATTCTACGCTCCAGAAAAACCTGGCTTTAAGCCTGCAGAAAGACCTAAACAAAAGAAACCGCAAGATAATTTGAAAACTCCTGAGGGCAAAATGTATATTCCTGAAAAGGAAGAATTTAAACCTGCAGACAAGGTCAAGACTATTATCAGGAAAGATAACTTAAAGAATGAGGGCACAATGACATTTACAAAGAAAGAAGAATACCATTACACAACTAGACCCGATCAGGTAAAGCCAAGTGATAACTTAAAGATGGATGGACCATTTTATGCGCCTGAGAAACCTACATTCAAACCTGCAGAGCGACCGACTCAGAAAAAACCCAAGGATAATTTGAAACAAGAAGGTGAATTTTATAAAAGAACTGATAGAACTGAAACCGATAGTACTACACTGGAGACTGTTAGAAGGGAGACACCAAAGCGACCGGTGGATAATTTGAAGTTAGAAGGTCCTATGTCAGTGACAAGAAAAGATGATTACAAAACGACTTCTAATAAGACTACAGTGGATAGGGTTCAGCGAACACAGAAATACAAACATAATAGCTCATCGATTAGTTTGGGAACGGATACAACCATTCTAAAAACAACCAACCAGATGAACTTTGTGTCTGGCAAGGATGCAGTTAAACAAACGGATGCCAACAGCCAGAATCCAGTCGACGGCCTTATAATTGTATCTACAAAGAAGGTCACCACTGTAGTTGGTGGTCGAGCTAAAAAGGAACCGGAAACCGAGTATGTGAAGAGaccagcaaaaataaatgtcatCGAGAATGTGTCAAAGAAATCGACTACAACCAATATTGAGAATACTCAGAACATACATAAAGAGACAACATCGATGCAAAGAAATCTCAATATTGTTGATAAATCAACAGTAAATTCTGAAAGGATTCGCGGATCGACAATTGACAGAAACGCCCTTGAGTCCTCCACATCGACAACAAATCAAGGCAGTTCAGTAATCAACAATGTAACTGGAACTGGAGGCTCAACAACTCACTTAGTTTCTAGTAAGAATGTTAATGGAGGAACTACGTCTCATGTGGTCGGTGGAAGTTCGATAGTTAAGAATGTGACAGATAGCTCAAGTTCTAGAGTGATTGAAAACAGTTCCGTAACGAAGAACATCACATCACGTAACCAACATTCagttacaaataatattactgGTAGCACCACCCATCATGTAACTGGCAACAATATTACTGGTGGCACTACAACCCATGTATCTGGTAATAATATTACTGGTAGCTCAACCCAACATGTAACAGGCAATAATATTACCGGTGGCTCTACAACCCATGTGTCTGGTAATAACATCACAGGCAGCACCACACATCACGTAACTGGCAGCAATACCACGACCAATAACATTACCAACAGCTCAACGTCCCATGTGTCCTCATCCAAGCACT
This is a stretch of genomic DNA from Drosophila albomicans strain 15112-1751.03 chromosome 3, ASM965048v2, whole genome shotgun sequence. It encodes these proteins:
- the LOC117572418 gene encoding uncharacterized protein LOC117572418 isoform X8 produces the protein MVSKSNKKKQVSQSQSQQQQQQPPPATSSTTTSTTASATKLTKKLGPNAMATLTTNSSSTSMEHESVSYGIPETGPSTSTGGGGTLLATSSSTAAGGKSYSSSSYTSKSQSQSQQSEQLYHSSSTSKISRDYSNEKIISSIDLLESEKKEPVFSVPIEVVEITTPGGGGSSGVIMSSASGSGSISKMYASSSKTSSQQQASSSSSYFESTTSSSQQQQQLQQQQQQIQQQQQRSSSSNSASETLIASERAATGMTSSSSLSSSKYVDVAEQVAIDSSNSNRMSTNINTNTIKSSNMNTSQSHSHSTNINSSNVSNTNIISSSSESQSVAKSKQTESAAVGALDTSSSATTTMTSSQRMVREPVATTTNATNAATSSTTDTRRNDKVASTAVSASDVNVDRVTSSNKQVSESTINQSSSTSKQSTTSSKKEVYDVKTKTWSEYSDGNSRTTNKKAPTFERYVSKDSDGTTKVTFKKKIYDRRNNRWRVVDERTVDSTNDVGYPEIVDDVINTTTTTYTTKVYDTKLGKWTVVDEKSYTDTKAFVPNDIAREIEKDNTDVANITTTTEVTKIFDASINDWRVLDEKVHTDVIEKIVEAPKKTIYVDEFVEIEKNTSISENNENITLNLNETSKHKNITENIYDELDYVRTDKKRLDDSVTRGVEKNKFTTHSERCICEICTCGRHHCSTSKTKSTENTIVEVDDNVDETYTRIRTNTWSKKDEHTSKKNEDILVDYIVIKKPEDNLKTGGEFTAPEKEPYRPGEKREKIVHTDTLRLDGEMTFVEKEEYQFVTRPGYVKPSDNLKQEGEFYSPEKPKYQPGERPSQVRPEDNLKNEGEFYVPEKPGYRPAERPVQKKPEDNLKNEGEFYTPEKPGYRPAERPVQKKPEDNLRNEGEFYVPEKPGFKPAERTERIIRKDNLRNEGEMTFIEREEYQYVVRPEQVKPTDNLKNEGEFYAPEKPQYRPGERPSQVRPEDNLKNEGEFYTPEKPKFRPAERPAQVRPEDNLKNEGEFYVPEKPGYKPAERPVQKKPEDNLRNEGEFYAPEKPQYRPGERPSQVRPEDNLKNEGEFYTPEKPKFRPAERPSQVRPEDNLKNEGEFYVPEKPGYKPAERPVQKKPEDNLKNEGEFYAPEKPQYRPGERPSQVRPEDNLKNEGEFYTPEKPKFRPAERPSQVRPEDNLKNEGEFYVPEKPGYKPAERPVQKKPEDNLKNEGEFYAPEKPQYRPGERPSQVRPEDNLKNEGEFYTPEKPKFRPAERPVQKKPEDNLKNEGEFYAPEKPKYVPGERPSQVRPEDNLKNEGDFYTPEKPQFRPAERPVQKKPEDNLKNEGEFYVPEKPGFRPAERIEKIIRKDNLRNEGEMTFVEREEYQYVVRPDQVRPTDNLKNEGEFYAPEKPKYKPAERPAQVRPEDNLKNEGEFYVPEKPGYQPAERIERIIRKDNLRNEGEMTFVEREEYQYVVRPEQVRPIDNLKNEGEFYTPEKPKFKPAERPVQKKPEDNLKNEGEFYAPEKPKYTPGERPSQVRPEDNLKNEGEFYTPEKPQFRPAERPVQKKPEDNLKNEGEFYAPEKPKYTPGERPSQVRPEDNLKNEGEFYAPEKPQFRPAERPVQKKPEDNLKNEGEFYAPEKPKYTPGERPSQVRPEDNLKNEGEFYTPEKPKYRPAERPTQVRPEDNLKNEGEFYVPEKLGYRPAEKIERIIRKDNLRNEGEMTFVEREEYQYVVRPEQVRPTDNLKNEGEFYTPEKPKFRPAERPVQKKPEDNLKNEGEFYAPEKPKYMPGERPSQVRPEDNLKNEGEFYTPEKPQFRPAERPVQKKPEDNLRNEGEFYAPEKPKYMPGERPSQVRPEDNLKNEGEFYTPEKPQFRPAERPVQKKPEDNLKNEGEFYVPEKPGYRPAERTEKIIRQDNLRNEGEMTFVEKVEYQYVVRPEQVKPTDNLKNEGEFYAPEKPKYLPGERPSQVRPEDNLKNEGEFYTPEKPKFRPAERPVQKKPEDNLKNEGDFYAPEKPKYIPGERPSQVRPEDNLKNEGEFYTPEKPKFKPAERPIQKKPEDNLKNEGEFYVPEKPGFRPAEKTERIIRKDNLRNEGEMTFVEKVEYQYVVRPEQVKPTDNLKNEGEFYAPEKPKYLPGERPSQVRPEDNLKNEGEFYTPEKPKFRPAERPVQKKPEDNLKNEGDFYAPEKPKYIPGERPSQVRPEDNLKNEGEFYTPEKPKFKPAERPVQKKPEDNLKNEGEFYAPEKPKYMPGERPSQVRPEDNLKNEGDFYTPEKPKFRPAERPVQKKPEDNLRNEGEFYVPEKPGFRPAEKNERIIRKDNLRNEGEMTFVEKEEYQYVVRPEQVRPTDNLKNEGKFYAPEKPKYLPGERPSQVKPEDNLKNEGEFYTPEKPKFKPAERPVQKKPEDNLKNEGEFYAPEKPKYRPGDRPSQVRPEDNLKNEGKFYVPEKPGFKPAERPVQKKPEDNLKNEGEFFTPEKPKYRPAEKTERIIRKDNLRNEGEMTFTEKKEYQYVVRPEQVRPTDNLKNEGEFYAPEKPGFKPAERPKQKKPQDNLKTPEGKMYIPEKEEFKPADKVKTIIRKDNLKNEGTMTFTKKEEYHYTTRPDQVKPSDNLKMDGPFYAPEKPTFKPAERPTQKKPKDNLKQEGEFYKRTDRTETDSTTLETVRRETPKRPVDNLKLEGPMSVTRKDDYKTTSNKTTVDRVQRTQKYKHNSSSISLGTDTTILKTTNQMNFVSGKDAVKQTDANSQNPVDGLIIVSTKKVTTVVGGRAKKEPETEYVKRPAKINVIENVSKKSTTTNIENTQNIHKETTSMQRNLNIVDKSTVNSERIRGSTIDRNALESSTSTTNQGSSVINNVTGTGGSTTHLVSSKNVNGGTTSHVVGGSSIVKNVTDSSSSRVIENSSVTKNITSRNQHSVTNNITGSTTHHVTGNNITGGTTTHVSGNNITGSSTQHVTGNNITGGSTTHVSGNNITGSTTHHVTGSNTTTNNITNSSTSHVSSSKHFHHRKSEFSSEADVSNSIFHRKNVTNDSNAVNSSLTSTGKMQRKSILNLHEQPSSQSNDRQSYSSIHRQNRETDLNTSYSTDRRSCSVHKENKEHQTKSSSSTNMSRIISGGVDNGNANRSNLERTTVTRSYVSGGIDFPSQSHTERHVTRHRGSGSQHVSSGIDFPSSSYNAHSHTERVMTSRRGNQSSISLGNDKFTGSSLYKSEYITAPTTTTCAVHKIKQGAFQHTRSTHDHKFYKTSN
- the LOC117572418 gene encoding titin isoform X3 — encoded protein: MVSKSNKKKQVSQSQSQQQQQQPPPATSSTTTSTTASATKLTKKLGPNAMATLTTNSSSTSMEHESVSYGIPETGPSTSTGGGGTLLATSSSTAAGGKSYSSSSYTSKSQSQSQQSEQLYHSSSTSKISRDYSNEKIISSIDLLESEKKEPVFSVPIEVVEITTPGGGGSSGVIMSSASGSGSISKMYASSSKTSSQQQASSSSSYFESTTSSSQQQQQLQQQQQQIQQQQQRSSSSNSASETLIASERAATGMTSSSSLSSSKYVDVAEQVAIDSSNSNRMSTNINTNTIKSSNMNTSQSHSHSTNINSSNVSNTNIISSSSESQSVAKSKQTESAAVGALDTSSSATTTMTSSQRMVREPVATTTNATNAATSSTTDTRRNDKVASTAVSASDVNVDRVTSSNKQVSESTINQSSSTSKQSTTSSKKEVYDVKTKTWSEYSDGNSRTTNKKAPTFERYVSKDSDGTTKVTFKKKIYDRRNNRWRVVDERTVDSTNDVGYPEIVDDVINTTTTTYTTKVYDTKLGKWTVVDEKSYTDTKAFVPNDIAREIEKDNTDVANITTTTEVTKIFDASINDWRVLDEKVHTDVIEKIVEAPKKTIYVDEFVEIEKNTSISENNENITLNLNETSKHKNITENIYDELDYVRTDKKRLDDSVTRGVEKNKFTTHSERCICEICTCGRHHCSTSKTKSTENTIVEVDDNVDETYTRIRTNTWSKKDEHTSKKNEDILVDYIVIKKPEDNLKTGGEFTAPEKEPYRPGEKREKIVHTDTLRLDGEMTFVEKEEYQFVTRPGYVKPSDNLKQEGEFYSPEKPKYQPGERPSQVRPEDNLKNEGEFYVPEKPGYRPAERPVQKKPEDNLKNEGEFYTPEKPGYRPAERPVQKKPEDNLRNEGEFYVPEKPGFKPAERTERIIRKDNLRNEGEMTFIEREEYQYVVRPEQVKPTDNLKNEGEFYAPEKPQYRPGERPSQVRPEDNLKNEGEFYTPEKPKFRPAERPAQVRPEDNLKNEGEFYVPEKPGYKPAERPVQKKPEDNLRNEGEFYAPEKPQYRPGERPSQVRPEDNLKNEGEFYTPEKPKFRPAERPSQVRPEDNLKNEGEFYVPEKPGYKPAERPVQKKPEDNLKNEGEFYAPEKPQYRPGERPSQVRPEDNLKNEGEFYTPEKPKFRPAERPSQVRPEDNLKNEGEFYVPEKPGYKPAERPVQKKPEDNLKNEGEFYAPEKPQYRPGERPSQVRPEDNLKNEGEFYTPEKPKFRPAERPVQKKPEDNLKNEGEFYAPEKPKYVPGERPSQVRPEDNLKNEGDFYTPEKPQFRPAERPVQKKPEDNLKNEGEFYVPEKPGFRPAERIEKIIRKDNLRNEGEMTFVEREEYQYVVRPDQVRPTDNLKNEGEFYAPEKPKYKPAERPAQVRPEDNLKNEGEFYVPEKPGYQPAERIERIIRKDNLRNEGEMTFVEREEYQYVVRPEQVRPIDNLKNEGEFYTPEKPKFKPAERPVQKKPEDNLKNEGEFYAPEKPKYTPGERPSQVRPEDNLKNEGEFYTPEKPQFRPAERPVQKKPEDNLKNEGEFYAPEKPKYTPGERPSQVRPEDNLKNEGEFYAPEKPQFRPAERPVQKKPEDNLKNEGEFYAPEKPKYTPGERPSQVRPEDNLKNEGEFYTPEKPKYRPAERPTQVRPEDNLKNEGEFYVPEKLGYRPAEKIERIIRKDNLRNEGEMTFVEREEYQYVVRPEQVRPTDNLKNEGEFYTPEKPKFRPAERPVQKKPEDNLKNEGEFYAPEKPKYMPGERPSQVRPEDNLKNEGEFYTPEKPQFRPAERPVQKKPEDNLKNEGEFYAPEKPKYTPGERPSQVRPEDNLKNEGEFYAPEKPQFRPAERPVQKKPEDNLRNEGEFYAPEKPKYMPGERPSQVRPEDNLKNEGEFYTPEKPQFRPAERPVQKKPEDNLKNEGEFYAPEKPKYTPGERPSQVRPEDNLKNEGEFYAPEKPKYTPGERPSQVRPEDNLKNEGEFYAPEKPQFRPAERPVHKKPEDNLKNEGEFYAPEKPKYTPGERPSQVRPEDNLKNEGEFYAPEKPQFRPAERPVQKKPEDNLKNEGEFYAPEKPKYTPGERPSQVRPEDNLKNEGEFYTPEKPKYRPAERPTQVRPEDNLKNEGEFYVPEKPGYRPAEKIERIIRKDNLRNEGEMTFVEREEYQYVVRPEQVRPTDNLKNEGEFYTPEKPKFRPAERPVQKKPEDNLKNEGEFYAPEKPKYMPGERPSQVRPEDNLKNEGEFYTPEKPQFRPAERPVQKKPEDNLRNEGEFYAPEKPKYMPGERPSQVRPEDNLKNEGEFYTPEKPQFRPAERPVQKKPEDNLKNEGEFYVPEKPGYRPAERTEKIIRQDNLRNEGEMTFVEKVEYQYVVRPEQVKPTDNLKNEGEFYAPEKPKYLPGERPSQVRPEDNLKNEGEFYTPEKPKFRPAERPVQKKPEDNLKNEGDFYAPEKPKYIPGERPSQVRPEDNLKNEGEFYTPEKPKFKPAERPIQKKPEDNLKNEGEFYVPEKPGFRPAEKTERIIRKDNLRNEGEMTFVEKVEYQYVVRPEQVKPTDNLKNEGEFYAPEKPKYLPGERPSQVRPEDNLKNEGEFYTPEKPKFRPAERPVQKKPEDNLKNEGDFYAPEKPKYIPGERPSQVRPEDNLKNEGEFYTPEKPKFKPAERPVQKKPEDNLKNEGEFYAPEKPKYMPGERPSQVRPEDNLKNEGDFYTPEKPKFRPAERPVQKKPEDNLRNEGEFYVPEKPGFRPAEKNERIIRKDNLRNEGEMTFVEKEEYQYVVRPEQVRPTDNLKNEGKFYAPEKPKYLPGERPSQVKPEDNLKNEGEFYTPEKPKFKPAERPVQKKPEDNLKNEGEFYAPEKPKYRPGDRPSQVRPEDNLKNEGKFYVPEKPGFKPAERPVQKKPEDNLKNEGEFFTPEKPKYRPAEKTERIIRKDNLRNEGEMTFTEKKEYQYVVRPEQVRPTDNLKNEGEFYAPEKPGFKPAERPKQKKPQDNLKTPEGKMYIPEKEEFKPADKVKTIIRKDNLKNEGTMTFTKKEEYHYTTRPDQVKPSDNLKMDGPFYAPEKPTFKPAERPTQKKPKDNLKQEGEFYKRTDRTETDSTTLETVRRETPKRPVDNLKLEGPMSVTRKDDYKTTSNKTTVDRVQRTQKYKHNSSSISLGTDTTILKTTNQMNFVSGKDAVKQTDANSQNPVDGLIIVSTKKVTTVVGGRAKKEPETEYVKRPAKINVIENVSKKSTTTNIENTQNIHKETTSMQRNLNIVDKSTVNSERIRGSTIDRNALESSTSTTNQGSSVINNVTGTGGSTTHLVSSKNVNGGTTSHVVGGSSIVKNVTDSSSSRVIENSSVTKNITSRNQHSVTNNITGSTTHHVTGNNITGGTTTHVSGNNITGSSTQHVTGNNITGGSTTHVSGNNITGSTTHHVTGSNTTTNNITNSSTSHVSSSKHFHHRKSEFSSEADVSNSIFHRKNVTNDSNAVNSSLTSTGKMQRKSILNLHEQPSSQSNDRQSYSSIHRQNRETDLNTSYSTDRRSCSVHKENKEHQTKSSSSTNMSRIISGGVDNGNANRSNLERTTVTRSYVSGGIDFPSQSHTERHVTRHRGSGSQHVSSGIDFPSSSYNAHSHTERVMTSRRGNQSSISLGNDKFTGSSLYKSEYITAPTTTTCAVHKIKQGAFQHTRSTHDHKFYKTSN